A window of Cyprinus carpio isolate SPL01 chromosome A6, ASM1834038v1, whole genome shotgun sequence genomic DNA:
CCTCACGACCCTGCGGACAGACATTCACAGTCAGACTGAGAGGGTAATGTTTTTAACAAAGGAACGTCCAATATCGGTCTAGCTGTTTGTGATAAACTGGGTGAAGTAATTCATCTTGACCCATTTGTGAACCATTTCACAGGAACTGACACAATCGAGTCACGTAATCATGTCACACCAAAATAGTGGGTATGTGATATATCAGAcgataataaactttttttttttttttaagtttttgtgttagacttttattttggcagtgcTGAGAATGCTAGCAGCTGAGCATTAGCACGCCTGTTCTCTGTCTTCACTAGTTTAGTCtcagtttaacaaaaaattaatttgatccAAGTAAATGGAAAAAGCATCTCTATTATTTGTTATAaccttgttttatttcaaaaaatattttttccagtgCACACAGATTTATAAGATTATTGCcagatttttgtctttatttgtggaaaatattGCAACAGAATTAGAGAATCAGTTtctatttaaagtataaatatgattttttttatcaattcattttttttataactcattttCCAAATTGTTTCCAATTTAGTAAATatcatgtgaaaaaaattaaagtaatgaTCAATTCAGcaattttgcatgtatttttactATCTTGAAAACTTAATAGTGTGATATCATATATATTGgctttataatgaatatttaaaaatataaatgtatttatttattcactttctaACACCATGCCAGCTTCAAGGCGATCTCTGAATAAATTACACAAGGTATTaacaaaaagttataaaagacatttcagatgttaaaaaatataaaataaaaatactgattgaCCACTGAGCAATGAAGAGGATCAAACAATTTAGAGCCAAGAAAAACTAGTAAAATAAAGAGAACGCATGTTTACTGTAGAAATGTGCACGACTTATCTGCCGTATCCaggtttttgttttatgatttattggaGACATTTCACCTCTTGATGtgaaattctattttttataaatgtgtccTTCACCTTCTAATGGTTTGGACAGAACTGTCAATACCGGTTTCCTTCCAGCTATTTTTACTAGCATTTTCAAAaagtgcatattaaaaaaaaaaatgctgtatagAAACGCCAAGATAGACATTAAttcaaaaaatgtgcataaaaaaaaacatatgcacatTTGAGTGGGATGAACTTTTTAtccaatatgaaaaaatatgcataaactgccagtttatcaggaagtgacgattttgttctctttgattcGTTgcattatttgcaaatgtttcatgTGATATTACAGTTTTGCACATtagttaaattcacaactttcTGATGGAAACAGCTAACGACTGGTGAAGCGTGTTGTGGTTCGCTGACCTTTCCTGCATTGCTGGAGATGGTGGAGGCCATGAGTCCCTCCAGATAGCTGCTGAGACTGACGCCCTTCACAGAGATGATGGCCTCCTGGGTGAGCATGGTCCTGCAGGAACATCAGCAGATACACAACATTACACCAGCGGCACACGGAGAACCTAAAACTCTCCGCTGATGAGCTCGTTAAACACATTCAGATCAGAAAGCGTGAGGAATCTTACTTCTCCGGGTCCTCTGGGTGCGGTCGGTAAACAAGCCGCTCGTCCACAGACACCATGTTAGTGAAGGTGATCTACGGCGAGAAAAGCAGAGCATGATGGGTATGACACATTCTCAGAGTGTGCTGTTTAAAACCATAACAGAAACCAACACCTTCCCAGAATGCAACTCTATTATGCAGAGACAGGCCTCGTCTCATTCCTGACGACattcacacaatcacacaaactCAATGTTCTCGCTTTATGAAGGCCAGAGGATGAAGAACATGGATGTGTGAGAGAAGGAGATAATAAATGAGCACACTCACATTAGTGGACTGAAGCTCAAAGGTTTTCTCTTTGGGATCCACTACGGAGTGCTCCTGGATGTACATACATGTCCGCACGTTGCCAATGATCTGTGgaaaaacagaacaacagaacaaCTCATGACTGAACAGCACAAACAGACGAAGAAATCTAGAGGCATGTTCTGTTTCGGCTTTAGTTAATAAACCTGAACTCAAAACAGAACATTAACCCAGCAACATTACCTTGACCTACACTAGTACTCACTCTATTTACAGAACATTACTCAACGCCTGAAGAGCCGTCATGTGAACACGGTTCAGACCTCATTCATTTCTCAAAAAGACGCCATTATTGTGATAGTTTCCAACAAGAAGAAAACTCTAAATGAAACAGAACAGCGAGTTTGATTCTTTAAACATTTTCAGAGACTAATTATGGCAAACATCAATCCAATATGCTGAGGGGAAAGAAACAGAAACTCAAAGTCTTGAATGCAGTTCGCCTGTAAAACGATCGGAAACACACTGGATTTGTTCTCTTTAATATCTGGTCAGATGTCTTTGCTCTCTTGGAGTTATTAGTGTTTAAAGAGTGTTTGTTTGTAACAttgaaacatgcattttctgtgaagctgcttgtACTGTGTGAAGTGctcaataaataaacttgaagGCCTGGAATTCGAAATCTCATGGACTGGATTTTCATCATTCCTCATTACTGAGGAGTTAGTAAAGTACTAATAACAAACTGACTGGAGCTCTAGGACTCATGATGGAAAGTTTTGGACCGATGATAACCTCCGACAGTCCTTGAGCAGAATGAACGTGACAGGTCAAGGGTGACAGGTCACATTCTGACTCATGACACAGCGGGACACTTCATTCAGAAACGAGACACCAGGACGACATGTGCTGAGGACTAACCAGACCGATATAACCGTTCAGTGACGGACTGAAGCTGCAACCGCTGTGAATCATGGCAGGAACAGCTGAAGTCTTCCCACAGCTGGGACAGGAACATCTCAACCCAGCAGGACTGAACTCGGAGTCCATGTTTTCCACCAAACATGACGAGAACAAAGAGCTACTGAGAGCTTCTTACGGTTTCGAGATTAATGTCAGCTGCTTGCTTTGATTCCACAAAACATGCAATTTAATCAAACAATCAGATTAGTGTGTGTTCTCTAGAAGAGAAGCAGGAGTCAGTACCGATCTAACGATGGACGGTAGACCCCATTCGGTGCTGAGCAGCCGCTTGCTGTGCAGCCGTCCCTGCCGGTCCACGTTACGGTCCAACACGTCCACGCCAAACACGCTGGGGTTCATGGGGTTCGGGTACTTCTGCATGGCAGCTTTGGTCACGGTTTCCCACGGATGGCtgagagagacacaaacagaaaCTTTAGCACTGCAGGAGCCTAAAACACAGTGGACATTCAGTCTTTAATTAGAGCTGAAGCGTAATATGACAGCGTGAGAGAGTTACATAATGCATCCGCACGCATCTGTGCTTAACCGTAACACGATCGCTGAGCAGTTAAAGCCATCACGAGCCACGATACGTCTGCAGTGAGACCGTGGAACATCACGAGCCGTTCATTCACTCACATCAGAAACAGGAAGAGCTTTGATGAGCATCTGATTCAACCACTGCTTTATTCACAAACACACTTCTTTAAGAAATGCAACGTGACACTGTTTGAAAGAACTAAAGACATTGAGAAAACTACTGATAGTAGTCtgctttcaacattaaaaatgcacaacCGTGTTATACGTCCAAATGAAACCGACATGAAGTCAGTGTACAATGTACCCTTCACAGGAAATATTCTGTACAGTCTTAAAGGACACCTAGATTTAACCCTTCAGTTGTGTTCCAGTCATTTCTACTTCCCACAAATGTTGATTAATGTTATCAGATTAAACTAAAACTCACTGACTTTGCTAGAACGACTTCACAAACAACAtttcttgtgaatttattttcattaaatttagaattttctatTATAGCAAAAGTCTGGAAACGCAATTATGTTTCCATACTCTGCTTTCGTTTCtccatacttttccagacctggaaattattaaaatcatgCCATACTTTTCCGAACTGCGCAGGAGCTCTGGCATAAACAGAACTGTCAGCTGCTCCTACATCCGACACGTGAATGGTTGCCTGGGAGACCGTCAGCGGACCACAAGCCGCTCAAATTGCCCCTTAAGCTCCATCGTAAGCTAAATGTAGCGCGAAAGTCCCCGCCAACTCGCCGTCAAGGAGAGTTACGCAATGACACGTGGGTTCAAAGTGCACGCATTCACCTGAACATCTGTATTTTAACACTAACGTTACCCAACCTACTCAGATAACGTGAGCTCTGTGTCCTACTGACCCAGTGGAACCCAAACCCACTAACTTACTGACACTTCTgcagaataattaataattccacAAAAACTGAAAACAGGATCCAGATCTGTGAAGCCAAACTCGATATCTATTATTCTTTACTAGTCTTTAGATTGTGTAACTAACGCGCTAGCAGCTCACAACTGTTTATATCATTCATTCAGCAAACACTGAGTATTTCAGCTGCagtatttagttattattattcatatttagtgATTAATCTTCCGTTTTTGTTGATGGAAGTCATTCTGAGTGGCTGCATTAGCATGCAAGTACGCACTAAATCAACTTTTACATTACTAACACTTTTGGTACCTTGATGTTACCTCATTAGAACCGGATAAATACagttaagattaaaaaaaaacatatttttaataagctGAGAGGAAGCCGTTGGAGGCATTGGCGCGCCTTTCCCTCAGACGCGCTAAAACCCGCTCACGTGATCACCCCGACGACATAAACCGACAAACAAGAGCTTCACTCACTTGAAAACATGTTCTGACGTCCAGATCTTCATGGTTCTCGTTGTATTTTAGACGTTTAATGCGCGAACGCCGCTCGGTGACACTCCGCCTCTTCCCCAGTCTTCAAGAAAGCCTAAAAGCACGGCCGCAGAGAAACAGAAACCATCGAACCAGCCGCCTCAGAAAATCAGAGCAGAAGGAATCGGAAACTAAAGTTCACTAAGGTATTACTACTCCACATACAGCACACCTTCAAGCATAAATATGCATGTTCCCTACTTAAGTTCACGCGTTGCCGTCGGTTACtagtgcacatactgtacacgGGTGAGCGATAGTGAGCGTTGCGTCAGGTGTTACtagtgcacatactgtacacgTGTGAGCATAAAGGTTACACTGAAGGAGAGATGCAGCTCTTTTAAGTTAAAATATCATTCAGCATATCTTTTGTAGTAATTTCGCGTTCAGTGCACATAAGTGTCACGTGTGTGTTTACATGATCAGGTCCCCACAATGGACTGGTTGAGTTAGGCTCGTGACGTTTAAGTTTCAACAATGTGTACATGGGACATCACAAGTTTTTTTGGGACTTGTTGTCGAACAGTCAGTCATTGTTTAGGTCCATTGATAACATTATCTACAATTCAGGAAAAAGGCAAGTTCCGAAAGTGACTGGAACATCATATTTACTTTACCAGTATACCTTTGACggattattatataaaattctcCTTCACTCCATATTTTTGTGTCCTGCGGAAACTGAAAAAGGGTACCGCCTTCCCTGTGAAAATACTTAATTACCTCACTACTTCAGACCAATTCATAACAAAGGCAGATAGCTGTAGATTGAACCAAAGCATTGGAAAACAGGCGTTTTAGGTTTTGTGCGGATTCTAGTATTTGCATATCATCTGTACTTAATGGGTTGGTCAAGAAAAGACTGTTAGACATGGGAAGttaataattagataatataaGACATGTAATGATGCGAGGTCACTTTgatacaaaaatgtttatatagaAAACCTATTTTCACATGGTTTTTTTGTGATTCTGGATCACAGTATAtattactcttaaaaataaaataaaatatcctttaaaaaaggcatttaaaaaacgtttaaaaaaaaaaaaaaaaaaacctttaaaaaaaaaaaaaaaaaaaccttttaaataaaaaaaaatactatccacgttgtaatatttttttgtagtaattttatATGACTAAAGGGTTGGTCAATATTGTCACATAAGTTTAGACACACATATTCTACAGTAACCTACTGTAATTTTTTCCACAAGATAGAATAACAGTCAAATCTTCAAACTCTCAGGTAACACAAATGGAAGTCTGGGAATGATGTAGGGATGAAAACGTGAAAAGTTTTACCTATTTTCACGTTTTCCAGTCAAAAATgactaaacctaaccttaactcTACATCATCAAAAGTTTTTTGGGACGTTGTTGTCAGAAAAGTCAGTCAGTTTTAGTCCAGTGTGATAACATTATCTAGCaatttcaggaaaaagaaaatcctctccgaatcaaaatgactggaacacaACACGAGGGTTATGAATTTCACCAGGAAAGGTTTTTAAGTTCACGTGAAACATAAATAGTCTTTGTTTCCAGACCTTTGACTGCTAGTGATggtgaacagaaataaagcactAGCATGTGACCAAACACCTGCAATCCTCATTCACTCCTGTCACTTCATATTTTACATGCTGTCACTatgtacattcattcattttgctttTTAGTTATACAGCTTATGTCTCATGTTTAAAGTTGGCTGgaatattttttctttagttGTGTGTATCCTGATGCTCTAATTCAGTTCCAGCACTCCTGTCACAGTCACATATGCCCTTAACATTTCATAATCACTGATTATACTCATAAAGTCATTCAGCTGTGGACATGAGCTACACACCTCTGTTTCTGAGCCAAACACCCTTTGAAATGAAGTGTTACACATCATCACACATCCAGCACTTCATTCACCTCTGAATGTGCCAAATAACACAGCAGCAGCCTTTTATTGTAAGATAAGAAGCTCAGactcactttataataactgtaaAATCACCCAAACACAGCTGACGTTCAGCAAAATCCCTGATTCAGAGAGACAAGTTTAGAATTTTATAGTCATCACTACATTATCATCGCCCTTTGAAACGGGATTGTGTTTGATATGTCTTCAGCAGGTCCTGGAAACTTGTTAACAACTCTTTAACACTTTTGAGGTTCAATATGATCTAAAGGACATCTTCGGAAAACCAGGTTCTGTTTTAATGGGATAAGTTCATTTGTGTGAGGATCAGGCGATGATGGATTATAATGCTGTTCTAGTctatatctatatacagtatctgTGTTTTTACTAGTGGAAATATCTTCCAAGTGTTTGcagcaaaaaaggaaaattatgtgAAACATATGActttaacatataatatataacagttatgtctgttaaaaatgcagtaatttaAACAGCTTGAAttgataatattatataatattaataaaactactttaaaaaaataatattagtaaGACAAATATTGTATGGATGTCtcaaaatattgaatttaaatcacattttttttttattattttaaaataataataataataaaattaggtAATGATGTATAAATGTGGGTTgaagtaattatatatttaagggTGAAGAAAAACATATTATACCATGTTAAACATCAACTCCTTCTGTTTTTCTGAATGAGATATTTAGTGTTTAGCTTCAGTCTTTTCTGAACACAGTAACTGATTTCCCCTGTAGATGGCGCTGCTTGCTTTCTGTTAACATTCAGAGGGTGGTCTGTTggatgtttttctttgtgtgtgtgtgagtgtgtgtgtgagtgtgtgtgtgtgtgtgtgtgtgtgtgagtgtgtgtgagagagagagagagagagagagagagagagagagagagagagagagagagagagagagagagatggagagatctTTAGATTGTCTTGTTTGTGTTCTTACTGTTCTTATGCAGTTTATAATATTTACTggtgtatattttctgttttagctGAGTGGCCAAGCGTGTGGAGCAGAGATCACCTAATTTATGGAAATGTTtgtgcaaatgtatgtttttggttttatCCATCCTTTATATTGTATGTTGGATTTAACTCTTGGTCTTAATTCTcatgtacttatttattaatcttatggTGAGGCAAGAGTTCATTTTAACAAAAACTGGCATGTTCCAATTAGTAAGAGTGGGAAATGAGTGTATACTGAACTAGTGAATGTGTTAAAAGGAGATCAAACACAGTTACTGCTTGAGCAGAATCTCTGGCCTCAGTTGTGTACAGTAGAGGGGGGTTGCTTTAAATAAACAAGCtttaaataaacaactttttGGACGCCAACATCACTCCTCTGTTTTACATaatgatcaggtgtgtgtgtgtgtgtgtgtgtgtgtgtgagagagagagagagagagagagagagagacgtgtgagtgacgtgtgtgtgtgggtttaagCATCAGGATGAAAGCTGACTGATGTGATGAGGTAAAGGACGAGTATCGACCTCACAGCATTCAGAGGCATTCAGACGGTCACAGAGCAGATGAAAGGACAGAGagacgtcacacacacacacacacacacacacacacacacacacacacacacacacacacacacacacacacacacacacacacacacacacacacacacacacacacaaacacacacacacacacacacacagacaaactctCAAATGATCATCCCTCCCTCACTTGAGAGTCAAGAACGACTGATCTTTGTGGTTGttcttactttttaaaatgttattgtgagCCACAAACATGAGCGAGAGCGAGTCTCCGTCAACACAGGCTCGTTGCCATGACAACATCTGATGCTGCAGTTTTGGCTGCTTAATTGGCATGTGGGTGTTAAATCCTGCATTCATTGCATTTTGTCTTATGTTGATGATTCAGCTGCATCACATTGAtttataatttcacatttcatttataaaaaaaaacacaacataatctATCCTGAAATATAGTTTATAAAGTCTAATGCTCTGCACCATCATATTCCACAGAAATCTCCTGTACTCTATCAGACACACTGATCAAACTATTGtggaaactattttcactcacaaattgcttgtaaatttatctaataatgacaaaaactttGAAATACTGGacattttaagtagaaagaccaaaatagtattttcttgttaaacatattccaattatctttatttacaacttacaaAGAATATTTTTGCATGAATTTATGACACTTTCTCTTGTATATTCCTCTTCATTTTCAGTTTCTTgcatatgttttattttctctacTGTCTGTACTGAAAATGGTAATAATCATTCCAATGAAGCTATATTGATTTCCCCAACAATATGCCAAATTATAAATGCACGAAGCATTTTATAACATCATTTTCATGGAACAAACACTCATTTTGACTGGATACATGACATTAACATACATAAGAAATACGGGAAGTGTTTCTCCTCCCAGTCAAAAGTCAAAAACTCAGTTTACTGATGCTCTCCTCATCATGCATGATATTATGgtgattattttatatgaataaatttataatattatataatcattattattattattatttcttcataataataatatccttATGCTTCCTGCAAAAGGATTTTTTCATAGAAATTATTCAGAAAaaatcttttcataaaaaaaaaacgaacaacaccaccttcaaaaccttctcttgcACATActcatataaaatgaaaaaatcaaaaaaaccaaagaatgtTTCTTATTATCTCCCCCCCTCCTGACACACACTTTCAGCTCATAATCTCTGACAGCAGAATCAGAGAAATAATGAAATCAATCTCTCTTTCCTGAAGTCTAGACGCTGTATTTCCTGCAGCGTGATGCATTTGTTCAGTCAAGTCACATCATGCGCCGCTTCATTGTTATTGCTCTCAGAACACTTCATTTGGGTCAGATGACTGAGAGaccagacagagtgtgtgtgtgtgtgtgtgtgtgtgtgtgtgtgtgtgtgtgtgtctcattatCAGTCCTGCGTGATTCCAAATGGACTGATGTCTCTCTGTATCTGCCTTCGTCTCTGTTTTCTCTTCCACATCGTTTATGATCTTTTCTCATTTCTTGTCTCTgtttcctccatctctctcttcacACGTCTTCCCCTCAgtttgagtctctctctctctctctctctctctctctctctttcacacacacacacactcacacacacacacacacacacacacaacacacacagatccAGGTGGTTTGTGTTTCTGATGCAGCTAAAAATacaacagaagacagaagcaggaGGAGAAATTCCCTCTGAACGGTCCAGACATCATGAAATGAAGTGGCAGTCATGTCTAGACAACTGATTACAGCAAATGAGAGGCAGACAGACACAataacacagagagagaaagagacagagatgtCTGAGTACTGGAGTTCAACCGTGAAACTCCAAATGAGTGTCAAATGAGCAAAATCATggaaaatgtcaatattttagtCATATTTGATCATCTGTGTTTACCGTTTTTTCTTGAttgctaacacacaattcatgaaacaattcaccataTTATCAGAACTATAAACACAATTtcaaaactacacaccaacttGTAGACTAATATTTTAGCCAAAAACGTATTCTCTTTTATCAGAATCTAAACTCCGGCCTCAGATGACACACAAACCCGTCAAATACACACTTCACTGCCAAGAGACAAAAACCTTCTTTGGGGAATCAGGAATCATTTTGCAAGTTGATGTCTGTTACAGTATGCAGCATAAATAGAGGGGTGCAGATACAGTTAAATTTAGCAATAAGATTTACTTTCATTACAATACTGTAAAGAGATCTTACAGTAGATGAAAAGCACTATAAGGTCAGATATCAAAGAATTGAATATGTACACACAATAGAATATACTGTCAGTTACTGTacagcaatttatatatatatatatttatatatgtatatataaaattcagcATCCTCTGCCACATTGCATTATAATATTGATAATGACCATATTTTTCATACTCTAGCAGTTTCTTACAGTTGTTCACATTTGCTAAGACACTAAACCACattctctgaaccaaattctcaaTAGCCTAAACCACTTTGTCAAGTAAAGCACTCTTTCTGCAAAATCATAAACAAGTTCaggtttagacactgtttgcagatctcatgcactctttttgcaaaactctaaacacaagAAAGCAAAAGTCAAGCACAACTGCCACAcggttgtcatcatttacacacaataATTCCAAactgttcacacttgtttcttaatatgtgaatgtacaaaatataagcCAGTTCAAAGTGCACAGATGTCATGGGTGCACAGCTTCATTTGATTCTGAGGACAGGTGAAATGCTTTTGAAGCAATTGTTTGATTTTGCCGGAAGAGTCAGAGGTTCTTTGAATTTAGTTTGAAGGTTTGGATTTGCgtttaaggttttgagaaaatggtttcaagaaatgtgttttagcaattcagaaaaactgtaaatgttttgagaaatgtgtctttgttttgaaAACTGAATGAATGGTTTTGAAAATTGGGCCAAATGAATCAATTATATTGTGttagcaatcaagaaaaactgtatatgtacatatataacaTTTGAATATGGGATTTCATAAACAGTTCACTTTCTATCCAGAACTGCATCTTAACGCTGAGCTCTTCTGCTCTATTTCCGGATCAAACGGATTACACAGAGAGGAAACTGTTGCTCAATGGAGTTTTGCTTTCTAACATCATGTGAGCGTCCAGCCGTATGAATCATCGTCTCTAAAGGTCTCAGACAGATTGTGACATCAGAGACCCAGAGTGTGATCAGGACACAGAAGAGCTGAAGAGAGCTCAGGCCTTCAGACGATAAGTAAAGGAAAAAACCTGCTTAAATAGTGTTGTGTAAGCAATGAGCTGAATGAGCGAGCGCTGGTGtgaaagacacacagagagagacaagagTGTTCAATCAGAGTGTGTTTTGTGCTGCTGCAGAGCCAGACATGAGCtcatcacagcacacacactcacacacacacactcctgcggCCCATAATGCCACACAGATACCTCAGAGTCAAGGTTAtatgtgtttcagtcactgttgCCTGATGCATTTGTCATTCCACTATTGCAGCTGTCTAGTCAATGTACCTGTAGAATGTGACTGTCCACAGAGATGTGAGAGGAGTCctcaaaaagtgtgtgtgtgcgtgtgtgtgtgtgtgtgtgtgtgtgtgtgtgttagagtctGTTTTTCCATGTGTacgtccgtgtgtgtgtgtgtgtgtgttagagagactGCATACATGtatatctctctctgtgtgtgtgtgtgtgtgtgttagagagagtcTGCAtacatgtatctgtgtgtgtgtgtgtgtgtgtgtgtgtgtgtgtgtgtgtgtgtgtgtgtgtgtgt
This region includes:
- the prelid3b gene encoding PRELI domain containing protein 3B isoform X1, coding for MKIWTSEHVFNHPWETVTKAAMQKYPNPMNPSVFGVDVLDRNVDRQGRLHSKRLLSTEWGLPSIVRSIIGNVRTCMYIQEHSVVDPKEKTFELQSTNITFTNMVSVDERLVYRPHPEDPEKTMLTQEAIISVKGVSLSSYLEGLMASTISSNAGKGREAMEWVIRRLNTEIEELAITARGTLRTPMAAAVTEK
- the prelid3b gene encoding PRELI domain containing protein 3B isoform X2; its protein translation is MKIWTSEHVFNHPWETVTKAAMQKYPNPMNPSVFGVDVLDRNVDRQGRLHSKRLLSTEWGLPSIVRSIIGNVRTCMYIQEHSVVDPKEKTFELQSTNITFTNMVSVDERLVYRPHPEDPEKTMLTQEAIISVKGVSLSSYLEGLMASTISSNAGKVSEPQHASPVVSCFHQKVVNLTNVQNCNIT